In Capillimicrobium parvum, a genomic segment contains:
- a CDS encoding DUF3367 domain-containing protein, giving the protein MDVRHRDRLLVALLAVACYALALLQRPGWAVSDTKIDLHVDPVRFLADAASPWSSDISLGHVQSGQYGGYIWPMGPFFALLREIGLSPWVVQRLWLGTLLFVAAWGVVRLLDALAATRPTHPRGVLHVVAAAAFVLNPYVVTYTSRVSVSLLAYAALPWLLLIVHRGLRARSWVWPAAFALVVTSSGGGINAAVTAWALAGPLLLLLYEPALRLAPWRAAWTFTWRTALLGAITSLWWVVPLAVQSKWGLPFLPYTEQPGTIWGSTSASESLRLLGFWLSYAGVGYGDVLHPYTSSAGTMIFWWPAIVGSLLVPALALGGFAWTRRWRYASFFLAMTLIGVLVMIAGFPEGTPLRSGMNFAYNRLVSLQTLRTTYKAGPLPALGLAVLGGMAAHLAWRWVATRGWQGWARPALVAGIAIVLAFSAWPLVRGRAVEDQITWKAIPSAWQDVARDLDGGLGDDRRAMVLPGQLFSYYTWGGTIDPILPTLSRRPVAVRQVVPFADLRSVDLQWSTDALISQRRGVPGQLRRLLDLQSVGSVVTGADDDIDRSGALDANAAARELARSGLTTPDAVYGPRRTKRAQGGAAAAPLRLPQVRRYDTPGAEPLVRLLPRDRATVVDGSAGGVVGLAAFGALPRDEPLRYAADLTADELRALARNGSRIVITDSNRRRVFVPSQMRANLGATLAAEDPISEDGHQLDPWPERSTDVQTVARLSGVRYARAPFSPQVPQFPEHRPFAALDGDPATAWIADRTLTADRWHLDVGLPASGGAPGSDGARGISAGHDGRRDVPFIDLMPYGDERGQVTAVAVNGTRYAVHPGWNRLRVNLRDVDAISVAMVDVTDPPDGQDGGAGGIRELRIPGVRVREALRPPVVAADALRSTDVSRAPLTYVFERTRGADPYHRDALHGPWSAGDLDDAGDGEAGIERLIDAPAARDWTARAWVSVAGTTPDHVLDELAGGRVDGRFDSSMRYEGLPGRRASSAFDADPATAWIGGWGESAGDRAWLSWTTPRPATVERFTLLASRLRVREPTRVRLVVDGRAGPAVAVGPAGEVALPEPVAGTRFRLEILDAAFPAGTSRADRERAAVGIGSIAGAGVPRTAPRRDGPLRAGCDVTLTAGARTLTLRPRGSIRAFDAGRPPRATACGAPVALEAGEQLVAAPPRGAFRVDLLELDSPAPDPVVHAAVTPGRVLDAGTPGRGERSDIRLDVAQPAWLVLGESYSTGWRASCDGRSLGAPVALEGYAVAWPVEPGCSNADIVFAGNRLVSASALISLAASLVLLGLIAFVAFRRRGERPVPKSDAELLPDPPAARLSWQRALAWGVAAALVGGFVFALRAGVVIGPLVAFVLWRGIGARTLSVWAGGLLAIVVPILYLVVPIRDRGGYSTSAPMDRIAAHWVAVAAIVLLILALYRTLAGAKADRARRPSASTPTAATH; this is encoded by the coding sequence GTGGACGTGCGTCATCGCGACCGACTTCTCGTGGCTCTGCTCGCGGTCGCCTGCTACGCGCTGGCGCTGCTGCAGCGGCCGGGCTGGGCGGTGTCGGACACGAAGATCGACCTGCACGTCGACCCGGTCCGCTTCCTCGCTGACGCGGCGTCGCCGTGGTCGAGCGACATCTCGCTCGGGCACGTGCAGAGCGGGCAGTACGGCGGCTACATCTGGCCGATGGGGCCGTTCTTCGCGCTGCTGCGTGAGATCGGGCTGTCGCCGTGGGTCGTCCAGCGGCTGTGGCTGGGGACGCTGCTGTTCGTCGCCGCGTGGGGGGTCGTGCGGCTCCTCGACGCGCTCGCGGCTACCCGTCCCACCCACCCCCGAGGCGTCCTGCACGTCGTCGCCGCGGCCGCGTTCGTCCTGAACCCGTACGTCGTCACCTACACGAGCCGCGTCAGCGTCTCGCTGCTCGCCTACGCCGCGCTGCCCTGGCTGCTGCTGATCGTGCACCGGGGGCTCCGCGCGCGCTCCTGGGTGTGGCCCGCGGCGTTCGCGCTCGTCGTCACGTCGTCCGGGGGCGGCATCAACGCCGCGGTCACCGCCTGGGCGCTCGCCGGCCCGCTCCTGCTGCTGCTCTACGAGCCGGCGCTGCGCCTGGCGCCCTGGCGCGCGGCCTGGACCTTCACGTGGCGCACGGCGCTGCTGGGCGCGATCACGTCGCTGTGGTGGGTGGTGCCGCTCGCGGTGCAGTCGAAGTGGGGGCTGCCGTTCCTGCCGTACACCGAGCAGCCGGGCACGATCTGGGGCTCGACGAGCGCCAGCGAGTCGCTGCGCCTGCTCGGCTTCTGGCTGTCCTACGCGGGCGTCGGCTACGGCGACGTGCTGCATCCGTACACCAGCAGCGCCGGGACGATGATCTTCTGGTGGCCGGCGATCGTCGGCTCGCTGCTGGTGCCCGCGCTCGCGCTGGGCGGGTTCGCGTGGACGCGCCGCTGGCGCTACGCGTCGTTCTTCCTGGCCATGACGCTCATCGGCGTGCTGGTGATGATCGCCGGCTTCCCCGAGGGCACGCCGCTGCGCAGCGGGATGAACTTCGCCTACAACCGGCTCGTCTCGCTGCAGACCCTGCGCACGACCTACAAGGCGGGGCCGCTGCCGGCGCTCGGGCTCGCGGTGCTCGGCGGGATGGCGGCGCACCTGGCGTGGCGGTGGGTGGCGACCCGCGGCTGGCAGGGCTGGGCCCGGCCCGCGCTGGTCGCCGGCATCGCGATCGTGCTGGCGTTCTCGGCGTGGCCGCTCGTCCGCGGCCGCGCGGTCGAGGACCAGATCACCTGGAAGGCGATCCCGTCGGCGTGGCAGGACGTCGCCCGCGACCTCGACGGCGGCCTCGGCGACGACCGCCGGGCGATGGTGCTCCCGGGCCAGCTGTTCAGCTACTACACGTGGGGCGGGACGATCGACCCGATCCTGCCGACGCTCTCGCGCAGGCCCGTGGCGGTGCGCCAGGTCGTGCCGTTCGCCGACCTGCGCTCCGTCGACCTGCAGTGGTCGACGGACGCGCTGATCAGCCAGCGGCGCGGCGTGCCCGGCCAGCTGAGGCGGCTGCTGGACCTCCAGTCGGTCGGCTCCGTCGTGACCGGCGCCGACGACGACATCGACCGCTCGGGCGCCCTGGACGCCAACGCGGCGGCGCGCGAGCTCGCGCGCTCCGGGCTGACGACCCCCGACGCCGTCTACGGCCCACGGCGCACGAAGCGCGCGCAGGGCGGCGCGGCGGCGGCGCCGCTGCGGCTGCCGCAGGTGCGCCGGTACGACACGCCGGGCGCCGAGCCGCTCGTGCGCCTGCTGCCCCGCGACCGGGCGACCGTCGTCGACGGGTCCGCCGGCGGCGTGGTCGGCCTCGCGGCGTTCGGGGCGCTGCCCCGCGACGAGCCGCTGCGCTACGCCGCCGACCTGACCGCGGACGAGCTGCGCGCCCTGGCGCGCAACGGCAGTCGCATCGTCATCACCGACTCCAACCGGCGGCGCGTCTTCGTGCCGTCGCAGATGCGGGCGAACCTGGGCGCCACGCTCGCGGCGGAGGACCCGATCTCCGAGGACGGCCACCAGCTCGACCCGTGGCCGGAGCGCTCGACCGACGTGCAGACCGTCGCGCGGCTGAGCGGCGTGCGCTACGCCCGCGCCCCGTTCTCGCCGCAGGTGCCGCAGTTCCCCGAGCACCGGCCGTTCGCCGCGCTCGACGGCGACCCCGCGACGGCATGGATCGCGGACCGCACGCTGACCGCCGACCGCTGGCACCTCGACGTGGGCCTCCCCGCGAGCGGCGGCGCACCGGGTTCGGACGGCGCGCGCGGGATTTCCGCAGGTCACGACGGGCGGCGTGACGTGCCGTTCATCGACCTGATGCCCTACGGCGACGAGCGGGGCCAGGTCACGGCGGTGGCGGTCAACGGCACGCGCTACGCGGTGCACCCCGGCTGGAACCGGCTGAGGGTGAACCTGCGCGACGTCGACGCGATCAGCGTCGCGATGGTCGACGTGACCGACCCGCCCGACGGTCAGGACGGCGGCGCCGGCGGGATCCGCGAGCTGCGCATCCCGGGCGTCCGGGTCCGCGAGGCGCTGCGCCCGCCCGTCGTGGCGGCCGACGCACTGCGCAGCACCGACGTATCCAGGGCGCCGCTCACCTACGTCTTCGAGCGCACGCGCGGCGCCGACCCGTACCACCGCGACGCGCTGCACGGGCCGTGGTCCGCCGGCGACCTGGACGACGCGGGCGACGGCGAGGCGGGGATCGAGCGGCTCATCGACGCGCCCGCCGCCCGCGACTGGACCGCGCGGGCCTGGGTCTCGGTCGCCGGCACCACCCCCGACCACGTCCTCGACGAGCTGGCCGGCGGACGCGTGGACGGCCGCTTCGACTCGTCCATGCGCTACGAGGGGCTGCCCGGGCGCCGCGCCTCGAGCGCCTTCGACGCCGATCCCGCGACCGCCTGGATCGGCGGCTGGGGCGAGTCGGCGGGGGACCGGGCCTGGCTGTCATGGACGACGCCGCGGCCCGCGACGGTCGAGCGGTTCACCCTGCTGGCCTCCCGGCTGCGCGTGCGCGAGCCGACCCGCGTCCGCCTGGTGGTCGACGGGCGCGCCGGGCCCGCCGTCGCGGTCGGCCCGGCGGGCGAGGTGGCGCTGCCCGAGCCGGTGGCCGGAACGCGGTTCCGCCTCGAGATCCTCGACGCCGCGTTCCCGGCGGGCACGTCGCGCGCGGACCGCGAACGGGCGGCGGTGGGCATCGGCAGCATCGCCGGCGCGGGCGTCCCGAGGACGGCCCCGCGCCGTGACGGCCCGCTGCGCGCGGGCTGCGACGTCACCCTCACCGCGGGCGCGCGGACGCTGACGCTGCGCCCGCGGGGCAGCATCCGGGCCTTCGACGCCGGGCGTCCGCCGCGCGCGACCGCCTGTGGCGCTCCGGTCGCGCTGGAGGCGGGCGAGCAGCTCGTCGCCGCGCCGCCCCGCGGCGCGTTTCGCGTCGACCTGCTGGAGCTCGACTCGCCCGCGCCGGACCCCGTCGTCCACGCCGCGGTGACTCCGGGCCGCGTGCTCGACGCCGGCACGCCCGGCCGCGGCGAGCGCTCGGACATCCGCCTCGACGTGGCGCAACCCGCCTGGCTCGTCCTCGGCGAGAGCTACTCCACGGGCTGGCGCGCCTCCTGCGACGGCCGCTCGCTCGGCGCGCCCGTCGCCCTGGAGGGCTACGCGGTGGCCTGGCCGGTCGAGCCCGGCTGCTCGAACGCCGACATCGTCTTCGCCGGCAACCGGCTCGTCTCGGCGTCCGCGCTGATCTCGCTGGCCGCCTCGCTGGTCCTGCTCGGGCTGATCGCGTTCGTGGCATTCCGGCGGCGGGGCGAGCGGCCGGTGCCCAAGAGCGATGCGGAGCTGCTGCCCGACCCGCCGGCCGCGCGCCTGAGCTGGCAGCGCGCGCTGGCCTGGGGCGTCGCCGCGGCGCTCGTGGGCGGGTTCGTGTTCGCCCTGCGGGCCGGCGTCGTGATCGGCCCGCTCGTCGCGTTCGTGCTCTGGCGGGGGATCGGGGCGCGCACGCTCTCGGTCTGGGCCGGCGGGCTGCTGGCGATCGTCGTGCCGATCCTGTACCTGGTCGTCCCGATCCGCGACCGCGGCGGCTACTCGACGAGCGCGCCGATGGACCGCATCGCCGCGCACTGGGTCGCGGTGGCGGCGATCGTCCTGCTGATCCTCGCGCTCTACCGCACGCTGGCCGGCGCGAAGGCCGACCGCGCCCGCAGGCCGAGCGCCAGCACGCCCACCGCGGCGACGCACTGA
- a CDS encoding class I SAM-dependent methyltransferase — protein sequence MSAAARTEPPVEHGLARIRQLWTLFRNEQTDPEPFYTVLAREAVADLDRRYGPLRGQRIVDLGSGPGFYARAFRNAGADCIPVDNSRDELELAGAAPENHVLADAADLPFEDESVDGVFASNLLEHAPDTAGIIGEIERVLKPGGWAYVSWTNWYSPWGGHDMSPYHLLGPERGPALYERRHGEPRKNTYGEGLFAVHIGPTLRLVRQFPRLRIERVEPRYWPKLRFIVAIPGLREVATWNCVIRLRKR from the coding sequence GTGAGCGCCGCCGCACGTACGGAGCCGCCCGTCGAGCACGGGCTCGCCCGGATCCGCCAGCTGTGGACGTTGTTCCGCAACGAGCAGACGGACCCCGAGCCGTTCTACACGGTGCTCGCCCGCGAGGCGGTCGCCGACCTGGACCGCCGCTACGGGCCGCTGCGCGGCCAGCGCATCGTCGACCTGGGCAGCGGCCCCGGCTTCTACGCCCGCGCGTTCCGCAACGCCGGCGCCGACTGCATCCCGGTCGACAACTCGCGCGACGAGCTCGAGCTGGCCGGCGCGGCGCCCGAGAACCACGTGCTCGCCGACGCGGCCGACCTGCCCTTCGAGGACGAGTCGGTCGACGGCGTGTTCGCGTCGAACCTGCTCGAGCACGCGCCGGACACGGCGGGCATCATCGGCGAGATCGAGCGGGTGCTCAAGCCCGGCGGCTGGGCCTACGTGTCCTGGACGAACTGGTACTCGCCGTGGGGCGGCCACGACATGTCGCCGTACCACCTCCTCGGGCCGGAGCGCGGCCCCGCCCTCTACGAGCGCCGGCACGGCGAGCCGCGCAAGAACACCTACGGCGAGGGCCTCTTCGCGGTGCACATCGGGCCGACGCTGCGGCTCGTCCGGCAGTTCCCGCGCCTGCGGATCGAGCGCGTCGAGCCGCGCTACTGGCCGAAGCTGCGCTTCATCGTCGCCATCCCCGGGCTGCGCGAGGTCGCCACGTGGAACTGCGTGATCCGCCTGCGCAAGCGCTGA
- a CDS encoding O-antigen ligase family protein, giving the protein MELRDPPAQALRRGLAGAARVALLAGPTVIAFRAGGYFEETTQVAGIVAWIVLAILAVVVDGHIVPRTLAARLALGGIAAFSLWVLLSRLTWAPLDGPAGEDVQRDALYVAVLVAGALAWRPREWARSVEAVLALGILVVVGYGVLGRVLPGLVELHPSRRAGGRLDQPLTYWNAMGALAAMGVVLCARMAGDRLRELPIRAAAAAAAAPLGLGLYLTYSRGALAAVGCGLIVLGLLAPTRPQLRGIVVVLGAAFAASLAGSLLDGVASVKGSLSHQEKQGLVMLVVLVVVMAAAAGLQAWVARRETAQRLRDGRLPLPRWALAAGWAAAIALALFPYAAAVVSERGEENPSFGATAARLSSVGSNRYAYWRVAFREFVDHPLKGTGAASFRVDWLQERPFRESVRDAHSLYFETLAELGIVGFGLLCALLAGVLIAIRRVMAEDAALAVGPAAALAVWAVHAGVDWDWEMPAVTLVALTLAGMLLARCEALPRSRAAAGPPPPASPPPG; this is encoded by the coding sequence GTGGAACTGCGTGATCCGCCTGCGCAAGCGCTGAGGCGGGGGCTGGCCGGGGCCGCGCGCGTCGCGCTGCTCGCCGGGCCCACCGTCATCGCCTTCCGCGCCGGCGGGTACTTCGAGGAGACCACCCAGGTCGCCGGGATCGTCGCGTGGATCGTCCTCGCGATCCTGGCGGTGGTCGTCGACGGCCACATCGTCCCGCGAACCCTGGCCGCCCGGCTGGCGCTCGGCGGGATCGCCGCGTTCTCGCTGTGGGTCCTGCTCTCGCGGTTGACGTGGGCGCCGCTGGACGGCCCCGCGGGTGAGGACGTCCAGCGCGACGCGCTCTACGTCGCCGTGCTCGTCGCGGGCGCGCTCGCGTGGCGGCCCCGGGAATGGGCGCGCAGCGTCGAGGCGGTGCTGGCGCTCGGCATCCTCGTCGTCGTCGGCTATGGCGTGCTCGGCCGCGTGCTCCCCGGGCTCGTCGAGCTGCACCCGTCGCGCCGGGCCGGTGGGCGTCTCGACCAGCCGCTGACGTACTGGAACGCCATGGGCGCGCTGGCCGCGATGGGCGTCGTGCTGTGCGCGCGCATGGCCGGCGACCGCCTGCGCGAGCTGCCGATCCGCGCGGCGGCAGCGGCCGCCGCGGCTCCGCTCGGCCTGGGCCTCTACCTCACGTACTCGCGGGGCGCGCTGGCGGCCGTCGGCTGCGGGCTGATCGTCCTCGGCCTGCTCGCGCCCACCCGGCCGCAGCTGCGGGGCATCGTCGTCGTCCTGGGCGCCGCGTTCGCGGCCAGCCTCGCCGGCAGCCTGCTCGACGGCGTCGCGTCGGTGAAGGGCTCGCTCTCGCACCAGGAGAAGCAGGGCCTGGTCATGCTCGTCGTGCTCGTCGTGGTGATGGCGGCCGCCGCCGGGCTGCAGGCGTGGGTGGCTCGCCGCGAGACGGCGCAGCGGCTGCGCGACGGGCGCCTGCCCCTCCCGCGCTGGGCCCTCGCCGCGGGCTGGGCGGCGGCGATCGCCCTCGCGCTGTTCCCCTATGCCGCCGCCGTCGTCAGCGAGCGCGGCGAGGAGAACCCCAGCTTCGGCGCCACCGCCGCGCGGCTGAGCTCGGTCGGCTCGAACCGGTACGCCTACTGGCGCGTGGCGTTCCGCGAGTTCGTCGACCATCCGCTGAAGGGCACCGGCGCGGCGTCGTTCCGCGTCGACTGGCTGCAGGAGCGCCCGTTCCGCGAGTCCGTCCGCGACGCGCACTCCCTCTACTTCGAGACGCTGGCGGAGCTCGGGATCGTCGGGTTCGGCCTGCTCTGCGCCCTGCTCGCCGGCGTGCTGATCGCCATCCGGCGGGTGATGGCCGAGGATGCGGCGCTGGCCGTCGGCCCCGCCGCCGCGCTGGCGGTCTGGGCGGTGCACGCGGGCGTCGACTGGGACTGGGAGATGCCGGCGGTCACGCTCGTGGCGCTGACGCTGGCGGGGATGCTGCTGGCTCGGTGCGAGGCGCTCCCGCGCTCGCGAGCAGCCGCTGGGCCGCCGCCACCAGCGTCACCGCCGCCAGGATGA
- a CDS encoding ArnT family glycosyltransferase, whose amino-acid sequence MRHTVTPFTKGLGVIALLALAVRTINAIQHRDFQVLGDAMTFHLVGQGLADGKGFVEAFPPGGPTAEHPPGLEVFLAFWDKLGANGFLAHRIILGAVGTGTVVLIGLLARRVAGDRVGLTAAAIAAVYPMLWLADASLMSETLYGFFLVSALLCALWVRDAPSWRRAAALGALIALAALTRGEALALIVLLAIPVAIASRPTWSSRAALWAATLAAFVLVLAPWTIFNLTRFDSPVLISTNSNGLFVGANCRDTYHGELIGAWRFQCYTKRRANEDEAQYFARQRRIGIDFALDHKGRWPAVVGARLGRLADVYRFDQSVFFNTAEGRPANPVRWGIRMYWVVALLALAGIVLLARRRTFGLVVLLAPIVMVVCVATVTYGGTRFRYAAEPSLVILAAVTLVAAAQRLLASAGAPRTEPAASPPASAPRA is encoded by the coding sequence GTGAGACACACAGTGACCCCGTTCACGAAGGGCCTCGGCGTCATCGCCCTGCTCGCGCTCGCCGTGCGCACGATCAACGCGATCCAGCACCGCGACTTCCAGGTGCTCGGGGACGCGATGACGTTCCACCTCGTGGGACAAGGGCTCGCCGACGGCAAGGGCTTCGTCGAGGCCTTTCCGCCCGGCGGGCCGACCGCGGAGCACCCGCCCGGCCTCGAGGTCTTCCTCGCCTTCTGGGACAAGCTCGGCGCCAACGGCTTCCTCGCGCACCGGATCATCCTCGGCGCGGTCGGCACCGGCACCGTCGTGCTCATCGGCCTCCTGGCGCGGCGCGTCGCCGGCGACCGGGTCGGCCTCACCGCGGCCGCGATCGCGGCGGTCTACCCGATGCTCTGGCTCGCCGACGCGTCGCTGATGAGCGAGACGCTCTACGGGTTCTTCCTCGTCTCCGCGCTGCTGTGCGCGCTGTGGGTCCGCGACGCGCCGTCGTGGCGGCGCGCCGCCGCGCTGGGCGCGCTGATCGCGCTGGCGGCACTGACCCGCGGCGAGGCGCTCGCGCTGATCGTGCTCCTGGCGATCCCGGTGGCGATCGCGTCGAGACCCACGTGGAGCTCGCGCGCCGCGCTCTGGGCGGCGACGCTGGCCGCCTTCGTCCTCGTGCTCGCGCCGTGGACGATCTTCAACCTCACGCGGTTCGACTCGCCCGTGCTGATCTCGACGAACTCCAACGGCCTGTTCGTCGGCGCCAACTGCCGTGACACCTACCACGGCGAGCTGATCGGCGCGTGGCGATTCCAGTGCTACACGAAGCGCCGGGCGAACGAGGACGAGGCGCAGTACTTCGCCCGCCAGCGCAGGATCGGCATCGACTTCGCGCTCGACCACAAGGGGCGCTGGCCGGCCGTCGTCGGCGCGCGGCTCGGGCGCCTGGCCGACGTCTACCGCTTCGACCAGTCCGTCTTCTTCAACACCGCCGAGGGCCGGCCGGCGAACCCGGTGCGGTGGGGCATCCGCATGTACTGGGTCGTGGCGCTGCTCGCGCTGGCCGGCATCGTGCTGCTCGCGCGAAGGCGCACGTTCGGCCTCGTCGTCCTGCTCGCGCCGATCGTCATGGTCGTCTGCGTCGCGACCGTGACCTACGGCGGCACGCGCTTTCGCTACGCCGCGGAGCCGTCGCTCGTCATCCTGGCGGCGGTGACGCTGGTGGCGGCGGCCCAGCGGCTGCTCGCGAGCGCGGGAGCGCCTCGCACCGAGCCAGCAGCATCCCCGCCAGCGTCAGCGCCACGAGCGTGA
- a CDS encoding acyltransferase family protein: MAADVDDALRPPPGNPRFPLLDAMRAVAAISIVVTHASGVSNFNTDNVLGAYTARLNFGVCIFFLLSGFLLYRPFVAARREGRPPIGIRAFVRRRVLRIVPAYWVALILLAIYPGLLGFSDHWWRFFTFTQIYWTDSVVQGIGPAWTLAIEASFYVILPFLAAGIARLRPSVGGEIGILVGIAIATLAFRYAIQEWTAPFSEWRVLHNTLLSYMDWFCYGMILAVVSVAMHGREAGSRVMRFIIRRPWAPWLAAAVVFWLVATQLDLSRGFYVVYTQANFLGEHVGYALCAALLLLPAVFGDWAGGWPRRLLALSWMGWLGLISYGIFLWHSTIMLEINDHGAQGWLPGSGFLSLLLVTLAIVIPIATLSYYVVERPALKLKDPKRRRGTPAAGRADSTPPRVAQHAEP; encoded by the coding sequence ATGGCCGCCGACGTCGACGACGCCCTCCGGCCGCCGCCAGGCAACCCGCGCTTCCCGCTGCTGGATGCGATGCGCGCGGTGGCGGCGATCTCGATCGTGGTCACGCACGCTTCGGGCGTCTCGAACTTCAACACCGACAACGTGCTGGGCGCCTACACGGCGCGGCTGAACTTCGGCGTCTGCATCTTCTTCCTGCTGTCGGGCTTCCTGCTCTACCGCCCGTTCGTCGCCGCGCGCCGCGAGGGCCGGCCGCCGATCGGCATCCGCGCCTTCGTCCGCCGCCGCGTGCTGCGCATCGTGCCCGCCTACTGGGTCGCGCTCATCCTGCTGGCGATCTACCCGGGCCTGCTCGGCTTCTCCGACCACTGGTGGCGGTTCTTCACCTTCACGCAGATCTACTGGACCGACTCGGTCGTGCAGGGCATCGGCCCGGCGTGGACGCTCGCGATCGAGGCGTCGTTCTACGTGATCCTCCCCTTCCTCGCGGCCGGGATCGCGCGGCTGCGGCCGAGCGTCGGCGGCGAGATCGGCATCCTCGTCGGGATCGCGATCGCCACGCTGGCGTTCCGGTACGCGATCCAGGAGTGGACCGCGCCGTTCAGCGAATGGCGGGTCCTGCACAACACGCTGCTGAGCTACATGGACTGGTTCTGCTACGGCATGATCCTGGCCGTCGTCAGCGTCGCGATGCACGGCCGCGAGGCGGGATCGCGCGTCATGCGATTCATCATCAGGCGGCCGTGGGCACCCTGGCTCGCGGCGGCGGTCGTCTTCTGGCTGGTCGCCACGCAGCTCGATCTCAGCCGGGGCTTCTACGTCGTCTACACCCAGGCGAACTTCCTCGGCGAGCACGTCGGCTACGCGCTGTGCGCCGCGCTCCTGCTGCTGCCCGCGGTGTTCGGGGACTGGGCCGGCGGCTGGCCGCGCAGGCTGCTCGCCCTGTCATGGATGGGCTGGCTCGGCCTCATCTCCTACGGGATCTTCCTCTGGCACTCGACGATCATGCTCGAGATCAACGACCACGGCGCCCAGGGCTGGCTGCCGGGCTCGGGCTTCCTGTCGCTGCTGCTCGTGACGCTGGCGATCGTCATCCCGATCGCGACGCTGAGCTACTACGTCGTCGAGCGCCCGGCGCTGAAGCTCAAGGACCCGAAGCGCCGCCGAGGGACACCGGCGGCGGGTCGAGCGGACTCAACGCCACCGCGCGTCGCGCAGCACGCCGAGCCGTGA
- a CDS encoding tetratricopeptide repeat protein, with protein MIARLLLVAVAAVVVVLLVLSRHDAQACQTARFDVLRTSGKVLPMSDRPGAIAAVREHCRGAAGLVAVAGVLHAEGRDREAQRIAQEAVDEEPRNATAWVGLAITADAAGDPVTARRAARRAVALSPLDPPPVSLGGASGP; from the coding sequence GTGATCGCCCGACTGCTGCTCGTCGCCGTCGCCGCCGTCGTGGTGGTGCTCCTCGTGCTGAGCCGTCACGACGCGCAGGCCTGCCAGACCGCCCGCTTCGACGTCCTCAGGACGTCGGGGAAGGTCCTGCCGATGTCCGACCGGCCCGGCGCCATCGCGGCCGTCCGCGAGCACTGCCGGGGCGCCGCGGGGCTCGTCGCGGTCGCCGGGGTCCTGCATGCGGAGGGCCGCGACCGGGAGGCGCAGCGCATCGCCCAGGAGGCCGTCGACGAGGAGCCGCGCAACGCGACCGCCTGGGTCGGCCTGGCCATCACCGCGGACGCCGCCGGGGACCCGGTCACGGCTCGGCGTGCTGCGCGACGCGCGGTGGCGTTGAGTCCGCTCGACCCGCCGCCGGTGTCCCTCGGCGGCGCTTCGGGTCCTTGA
- a CDS encoding glycosyltransferase family 2 protein — protein MPITDPIVSIIVPAKDEARTIEQVLARLAALPWRLEVIVVDDGSTDDTAAIVEQAGGARLLRHERNRGKGAAVRTGIAASTGDIVVIQDADLEYDPGDLPKLLDPLLQGVADVVYGTRLRGGEPQRAHLFWHYLGNRFLSLLTNVLYNTTISDMEVGYKAFRGDLVRSIDLVSNDFRFEPEITAKVLRRGVRLYEVPISYYGRTYEEGKKITWRDGIHAVGALVRFRFGPQ, from the coding sequence TTGCCGATCACCGACCCCATCGTCTCCATCATCGTCCCCGCCAAGGATGAGGCGCGCACCATCGAGCAGGTCCTCGCGCGGCTCGCGGCCCTGCCGTGGCGGCTCGAGGTCATCGTCGTCGACGACGGCTCGACCGACGACACGGCGGCGATCGTGGAGCAGGCCGGCGGCGCCCGGCTGCTGCGCCACGAGCGCAACCGGGGCAAGGGCGCGGCGGTCCGGACGGGCATCGCGGCGTCGACCGGCGACATCGTCGTCATCCAGGACGCCGACCTCGAGTACGACCCGGGCGACCTGCCCAAGCTGCTCGACCCGCTGCTGCAGGGCGTCGCCGACGTCGTCTACGGCACGCGGCTGCGCGGCGGCGAGCCGCAGCGGGCCCACCTCTTCTGGCACTACCTCGGCAACCGCTTCCTCTCGCTGCTGACGAACGTCCTCTACAACACGACGATCAGCGACATGGAGGTCGGCTACAAGGCGTTCCGCGGCGACCTCGTCCGCTCGATCGACCTCGTGTCGAACGACTTCCGCTTCGAGCCGGAGATCACCGCGAAGGTGCTGCGCCGCGGCGTGCGGCTCTACGAGGTGCCGATCTCGTACTACGGCCGCACGTACGAGGAGGGCAAGAAGATCACGTGGCGTGACGGCATCCATGCCGTCGGCGCGCTCGTGCGGTTCCGCTTCGGCCCGCAGTAG